From the Hyphomicrobiaceae bacterium genome, the window GATCTGTTCAAACAGGGCATCCTTCCAGGGAACAAACCAGTTGTAGGCACGGGCAAACCAGCTCAGTTGCATCAGCGCCGGCTTGGTCAGAATAAAGATGCGGGCGATGAACGCGGTCGAGGCGACCTTGGCGCCCGCAAACAGCCCGGTCGCCGTCCAGTACTTTCCATTCGCAAGAAGCCAGACCGCAACGAACTTCAGTGGCAGCAGCAAGGTGGTCGGAAGCGCAAAGACGATCAGCGCGCCGTAGGGAGGTAAACCGGCGATCCAGCGTTCAACGGCAGCAATGGGCGCAAACCGCGCCAGACGCGACAACAGTTCGGAAAGGGGCCTCCAGCCCCATTCCTCGAATAGGACGATCAACGCCGCCAGAACTTGCAAAGCCTGGATCAGCGGTGCACGCACGATTGACCACGCGGTGCGCAGGATTTCGCGCAGCGACCACAACGCCACGACAAACGCGCGCCACACCAAGGCTGCCCACTCTTTGCCTTTACCGTTCACGCCTCAGCACCTTCGCTCCGTCATCGCCGCATCAACGATATGGGCTCGGCACCCTTGCCCTGCCCACCGCTTCGGCCCATGAGCTTAACAGGCAGAAATGGATACGGGGATAACTGCGCTTCTCAGGCAGGGCGGATGGTGAATGCCGATTAGCCGGTCCGGTTATTCTCCTGCCGGCTCCAGATGGATGTCGGCGGGCCGCAAAGCGCCTTCGCGTTCGGCCTCCTCCAGAACGTGAGCCAGCTCCTCGCGGGCCCGTTCGGCTTGACGCTGGCGGGCCCACAACGACGCATAAAGCCCCTCGCGCGCGATCAGCTGGGCGTGCGTCCCCTGCTCAACCAGATGGCCTTTTTCCAGCACCAGGATCTGATCGGCATGCACGATGGTCGACAGGCGGTGCGCAATGACAAGCGTGGTGCGGTCCTTGGAAACCCGGTCGAGCGCATCCTGGATCTCTTTTTCGGTGTGGCTGTCGAGCGCGCTGGTCGCCTCATCCAGAATGAGGATCGGGGGGCTCTTCAAAATCGTGCGCGCGATCGCAACGCGCTGCTTCTCACCGCCAGACAGTTTCAATCCGCGCTCGCCGACCATGGTGTCATAGCCTTCCGGCAGAGCGCGGATGAACGGATCGATCTGCGCCAGGCTCGCCGCCTGCATGACCTCTTCGTCGCTGGCATCTGGGCGGCCATACTTGATGTTGTAGAGGATGGTATCGTTGAAAAGCACGGTATCCTGCGGCACGACGCCGATCGCCGCGCGCAACGAGTGTTGCGTGACATCGCGCAAATCCTGTCCATCGATGGTCACGCGCCCGCCGGTCACGTCATAGAACCGCAACAAGATGCGGCTGATGGTAGACTTCCCCGCACCCGACGGCCCCACGATGGCGAACAGCTTGCCAGCAGGTACTTCAAACGACAGATCGTGCAGGATCTCGCGTTCCGGTTCGTAAGAGAAGCGCACGTTTTCAAAACGGATCGTGCCTCCTTCTACCTTCAAGTCGCGCGCGCCGGGACGGTCGGAAACTTCCGGATTTTGCTCAAGCACGTCCATCATGTTTTCAATGTCGGTAAGCCCCTGCTTGATCTCGCGGTAGACCATGCCCATGAAGTTCAACGGAATGAACAGTTGCAGCATCAGCAGGTTCACCATGGCGAAGTGTCCAACGGTGTGATTGCCAGCCATGACATCGCGCGCCGCCATGACAAGACAAGCCGTTAGCGCGATGGTGAAAATCACAGCCTGACCTGAGTTGAGAATGGCGAGCGAGGTATAAGTCTTGATCGAAGCCTTCTCGTAGAGCGCCATCGACTTGTCGTAGCGGCTGGCTTCCCGCGCCTCCGCGCCGAAGTATTTGACCGTCTCGTAGTTGAGCAGACTGTCGATTGCTTTCGTATTCGCTTCTGTGTCGCTCTCATTCATCGTACGGCGGATGGCGACACGCCAATTGGTGGCCTTGATGGTGAACCCCAGATAGAAGACGATCATCACCACGATGGTGACTATGTAGCGCCAGTCGAATTCGATCGCGCACACCACCAACACAAGAAAGAATTCCACGATCGTCGGCAACAGTGTCATCAACGCCATGCGCGTGATGTTTTCAATGCCCGTGCGTCCACGTTCGAGCACGCGCGTCAGCCCGCCGGTCTTGCGCTCAAGATGGAAGCGCAGGGACAACCGATGCATATGCTCGAAGGTATTGAGGGCGAGCTTGCGCACCGCGTGCATCGCGACCTTGGCGAAGAGACCTTCGCGCGTTTGCACGAGCAGCCCCATTGCGACGCGGGACAGGCCATAAAGTATCGCAGCCAGGACCGGCGCGCCGATCAGCCATGAAACGTCCTCGCCAGCAACGACCTTGCCGCCCGTAACCGCAACGAGCGCGTCAGTCGCCCACTTCAAAGTGAACGGAACAAGGACCGTCACAAGCTTTGCCGCCACCATCAGCACCAGTGACCACATGACGGTGCGTTTCAGGTCGGGCCGATCGTTCGGCCACATGTAGGGCAGCAGCCCGCGCACGACTTTCTTTTGCTCTTCAGAAAGCGAAAAGCGCTCCCAGAAGGGAGCGCGCGCAGATCCGACGTCGTGATTGTGAGAAGGAGCGATTGTCATGGCGGTTATGTAGGACTGGCCGGATTGAAAGTCCAATGAGCCCGCGCGCGTGCGCGAAAATGCAGCTATTCGTGCATTAGCGTCAAATGCACTGTTGGCAACCCAGATTTCAGACGTGATGTGCAGAGCTCCGCGAGAGAGCGGCTATTTGCGCGGCACCTTGAACCGCTGGCACGGATAGATAAGATCGGGATCCGCGATCTTGTGCCGATTGGCGCGATAAATCCGTTTGTAATACCGACCACTATCGTAATGCTTCTCTGAAATCCGCCACAGGCTGTCGCCCTTCGCGACCGTATAGCGGCCGGGCAAATGCCTCACGCGACGTCCCGCGAAACGACAACGCCCGCCACGCCAAGACCAGCCTTCAACCTTTGCCCCGCGAAGCTCGCCGGCACCTAACCCCATATGCGGCGCTAGGCGTCGCGTACCGATCAGCACACCGCTTTCAGTTTCAGCCTGTGAGACGCGGAATTCGCCACGCGGCTCAGCCGTCTGCGGCCGCGGACGTGCAATCGGTTCCGGCGTGATCGTGATCGCCCAGCGCCGATGTTTCAAACGGCGATTGCCCTGGGCCGATGTCGCTGTATCGGCAGTTTCGCTGGGTTGCGCATTTCGTTGTGCTTCAGCCCGCCGCTGTTCGTCGGCAATACGTGCTTCACGTGCGGCGTGCTCCGCCTCGGCTTGCCGCTGCGCTTGCGCCTTCCTGGCCTGTTCCTCGGCAGCACGCTGTTGACTGCGCTCGTCGGCTTCGCGCGCGGCCTCACGCAGTTTGCGGGCCTCGGAGTCCTCCTGAGCTCTGCGCGCCTCGGCCTCCTTGCGTGCTTGCTCGGCGCGGCGTGCAGCTTCCGCCTGTTGCTGCTCTTCGGCGGCTCGCGCCTTTGCAGCGGCAGCCGCATCATTCTGTTCTTCGGCCTTTTTCTCGGCTTCGGCATTGGCCGCCTTTGCCTCGGCCGCGGCTCGCGCGGCAGCAGCGGCCTCGGCCGCAGCTCTCGCCTCGCGTTCAGCCTTGGCTTTCTGCTCGGCCTTGGCGGCTGCCTCGCGTTCGCGGGCCGCTTCCGCCTCCTTGGCTTTCGCGTCGTCCTTTGCTGCCTGCTCAGAAGCAGCCTCCCCTTCCTGTGAAGGCCGCGACAGCTCTTTGACGACCGTGCCCTGATACTCACGATTTGCGCGCGCCAACCAATCGGTGATCGGCGCGAAAATTCCGCCCGCCTCGGGGAAGATCGGACCCGACCGGTCGGCCGTCGACTCTGCCTCCTCGCTGGGCTTCGCGGTCTTCCCCTCAGGTTCGAGGGGCTTCTTGCCCTGGGCTTGTTGCGCATCCTGGGTGATCGCGGGCGCAGCGGCGGGCGACGGCGCGGGCTGTGCCGTCTCTTTTTGCGAAGCCTCCGCCGGAGAAGCCTCCGGCGCAGCGGCCGGCGCCGATGGCTGCTCCAATGAGGGCTCTGCGGGCCTCTTCCTTTTCACGGGAGGCACGACAGCATCCGCGCTCTCGCCTTGGGCGACGTCTTCGCCGTCAAGCGCGTCCTCCTCCTGCGCCATATCGGCAAACGCAGAAATCGGAATGCGCGCTTGCTGTTCTATGATCCCTTGCTCTTGCAGCACGTCATCGGGTTCGCGCGCAGCTTCCGCCAGCCCGGCCCCGAGACATAGGATCGACAGGCACATCACGGCGCTCACGGAAGATGAAGCGCGGTACATCAGACGCCCCATGCCTACGGGGAGCGCACAGCGCGCCGACGCAATCTCTGCACCTGCCTCTGCGACTGCGGAACCTACCGCCTGGACACCGGCGATTTCGGGTTTGC encodes:
- a CDS encoding ABC transporter ATP-binding protein/permease, giving the protein MWPNDRPDLKRTVMWSLVLMVAAKLVTVLVPFTLKWATDALVAVTGGKVVAGEDVSWLIGAPVLAAILYGLSRVAMGLLVQTREGLFAKVAMHAVRKLALNTFEHMHRLSLRFHLERKTGGLTRVLERGRTGIENITRMALMTLLPTIVEFFLVLVVCAIEFDWRYIVTIVVMIVFYLGFTIKATNWRVAIRRTMNESDTEANTKAIDSLLNYETVKYFGAEAREASRYDKSMALYEKASIKTYTSLAILNSGQAVIFTIALTACLVMAARDVMAGNHTVGHFAMVNLLMLQLFIPLNFMGMVYREIKQGLTDIENMMDVLEQNPEVSDRPGARDLKVEGGTIRFENVRFSYEPEREILHDLSFEVPAGKLFAIVGPSGAGKSTISRILLRFYDVTGGRVTIDGQDLRDVTQHSLRAAIGVVPQDTVLFNDTILYNIKYGRPDASDEEVMQAASLAQIDPFIRALPEGYDTMVGERGLKLSGGEKQRVAIARTILKSPPILILDEATSALDSHTEKEIQDALDRVSKDRTTLVIAHRLSTIVHADQILVLEKGHLVEQGTHAQLIAREGLYASLWARQRQAERAREELAHVLEEAEREGALRPADIHLEPAGE
- a CDS encoding LysM peptidoglycan-binding domain-containing protein; the encoded protein is MKVSVGVGQGAPSVEAGKPEIAGVQAVGSAVAEAGAEIASARCALPVGMGRLMYRASSSVSAVMCLSILCLGAGLAEAAREPDDVLQEQGIIEQQARIPISAFADMAQEEDALDGEDVAQGESADAVVPPVKRKRPAEPSLEQPSAPAAAPEASPAEASQKETAQPAPSPAAAPAITQDAQQAQGKKPLEPEGKTAKPSEEAESTADRSGPIFPEAGGIFAPITDWLARANREYQGTVVKELSRPSQEGEAASEQAAKDDAKAKEAEAAREREAAAKAEQKAKAEREARAAAEAAAAARAAAEAKAANAEAEKKAEEQNDAAAAAKARAAEEQQQAEAARRAEQARKEAEARRAQEDSEARKLREAAREADERSQQRAAEEQARKAQAQRQAEAEHAAREARIADEQRRAEAQRNAQPSETADTATSAQGNRRLKHRRWAITITPEPIARPRPQTAEPRGEFRVSQAETESGVLIGTRRLAPHMGLGAGELRGAKVEGWSWRGGRCRFAGRRVRHLPGRYTVAKGDSLWRISEKHYDSGRYYKRIYRANRHKIADPDLIYPCQRFKVPRK